From the genome of Nocardia sp. NBC_01503, one region includes:
- a CDS encoding NAD-glutamate dehydrogenase domain-containing protein: MHLGAAVGMLDEDRMEAAPRLEFDPGSQPPGARLVWQGATASLTELIEIFSALGLHVTTHEVDSDSVRAEHRFTFRPTAFELTEAMARLLAEAFGAAAEGEFEIDGFTGLTASAALPWRDVVLVRAACRYLRQAGLRLGGPTIAEILTAHSDFVRAFVELFHARFDPAHTDRTELVDTADAEVRRRLEAATTLPEDQLLRGLYTFCSAVLRTNWFQPGRAVAAFKIDPARLSLSAPITPYREIFVHSTRVEGSHVRSGVIARGGLRWSDRVDDFRTEVLGLMKTQTVKNSVIVPMGAKGAFVVRGGVTDPESVEYAYAAFIGGLLDVTDNIAEGVITTPPRTVVYDDPDSYLVVAADKGTARFSDLANSIAVARGFWLGDAFASGGSTGYDHKALGITARGAWRSIRQHFAELGIDPDVQPFTVSGIGDMSGDVFGNGMLETDRIRLVAAFDHRHIFLDPDPDPVLSHKERTRLAALERSSWADYDRALISEGGGVWPRTAKSVPLSPQVRERLGVTATELPAPELIRAMLGAEVDLLFNGGIGTYVRARTELDSEVADPSNDEVRITADQLRCRVVGEGGNLGLTQQARIEFAVAGGKVNADFIDNAAGVATSDREVNLKIALDAAVAEGFSTVVERNELLAANADAVARAVLADCDRQALAISLAEAHAPFLIDRHGRLIENLEQATDLDRIAEFLPTTAELAARRRAGKGLVRPEIAVLLATAKNLVREELLASDALTDPVVAGTLAGYFPEKIRTLLGDRLLHEHPVAREIVAVAAANQVINRVGPGMIHRLEERLGAGTPQIVLACTVVDEVLDVDRWWREALAMPGVSPQVRMGVLKGIQDAVEQATAWLLTHRAADSWSAEIDRHATLVGELIAVLPRPAGHSGRDLANLRLLSQALPLSDTARRTDLPVPLVAQTYRELGELIGLDWLATTFATTRTSDHWETLAAAVLADELQSRWHTLVAAVLAEASPGDSAREHVIGWKSTPAALRLVELVARLRRSGTVDIARLCVVNAELATAALPGEH; this comes from the coding sequence ATGCATCTCGGAGCAGCCGTCGGCATGCTGGACGAGGATCGGATGGAGGCCGCGCCGCGGCTCGAATTCGATCCTGGTTCGCAGCCGCCCGGCGCAAGGCTGGTCTGGCAGGGCGCCACGGCGTCGCTGACCGAGCTGATCGAGATCTTTTCCGCACTGGGTCTACACGTCACCACCCATGAGGTGGATTCCGATAGCGTGCGGGCCGAACACCGATTCACGTTCCGCCCCACCGCTTTCGAGCTCACCGAGGCGATGGCGCGACTGCTGGCCGAGGCCTTCGGAGCCGCCGCCGAGGGTGAGTTCGAGATCGACGGTTTCACCGGTTTGACCGCCTCGGCCGCCCTGCCGTGGCGCGATGTGGTGCTGGTGCGCGCGGCCTGCCGCTATCTGCGACAGGCGGGTCTGCGTCTAGGCGGTCCGACGATCGCCGAAATCCTCACCGCGCATTCGGATTTCGTGCGCGCGTTCGTGGAGCTGTTCCATGCCCGCTTCGATCCGGCGCATACCGATCGCACCGAGCTGGTCGATACCGCCGACGCGGAGGTTCGTCGCCGCCTGGAGGCCGCGACCACGCTGCCCGAGGATCAGTTGCTGCGCGGCCTGTACACATTCTGCTCGGCAGTGTTGCGCACCAACTGGTTTCAGCCGGGCCGCGCGGTCGCCGCGTTCAAAATCGATCCGGCACGGCTCTCCCTGTCCGCCCCGATCACCCCGTATCGCGAGATCTTCGTACATTCGACCCGCGTCGAGGGCAGTCATGTGCGCAGTGGCGTGATCGCCCGCGGCGGCCTGCGCTGGTCGGATCGCGTGGATGACTTCCGCACCGAGGTACTGGGTCTGATGAAGACCCAGACGGTGAAGAATTCGGTCATCGTCCCCATGGGCGCGAAGGGCGCGTTCGTGGTGCGCGGCGGCGTCACCGATCCGGAGTCGGTCGAGTACGCGTATGCGGCGTTCATCGGCGGCCTGCTGGATGTCACCGACAATATCGCCGAGGGCGTCATTACGACCCCGCCGCGCACCGTGGTCTACGACGACCCGGATTCCTACCTGGTGGTGGCCGCCGACAAGGGCACCGCCCGCTTCTCGGATCTGGCGAATTCCATTGCGGTGGCCCGCGGCTTCTGGCTGGGTGACGCCTTCGCCTCGGGCGGGTCGACCGGCTACGACCACAAGGCGCTGGGCATTACCGCGCGTGGTGCGTGGCGTTCGATTCGCCAGCACTTCGCCGAACTGGGTATCGATCCGGACGTGCAGCCCTTCACGGTCTCCGGTATCGGCGATATGTCCGGTGATGTCTTCGGCAATGGCATGTTGGAGACCGATCGCATCCGCCTGGTGGCCGCCTTCGATCACCGGCATATCTTCCTGGATCCCGATCCGGACCCGGTGCTCTCGCATAAGGAACGCACCCGTCTGGCCGCGCTGGAGCGCAGCAGCTGGGCCGATTACGATCGCGCCCTCATCTCCGAGGGCGGCGGCGTCTGGCCGCGTACCGCCAAGTCGGTGCCGCTCTCCCCGCAGGTGCGCGAGCGCCTGGGCGTCACCGCCACGGAACTGCCCGCCCCCGAACTGATTCGGGCCATGTTGGGCGCCGAGGTGGACCTGCTCTTCAACGGCGGTATCGGCACCTACGTCCGGGCGCGGACCGAACTCGACTCCGAGGTCGCGGACCCCTCCAATGACGAGGTGCGCATCACCGCCGATCAGCTGCGCTGCCGTGTGGTCGGCGAGGGCGGCAATCTGGGCCTGACCCAGCAGGCGCGTATCGAGTTCGCCGTCGCGGGCGGCAAGGTGAACGCCGACTTCATCGACAATGCCGCGGGCGTGGCCACCTCCGACCGCGAGGTCAATCTCAAGATCGCCCTGGATGCCGCTGTGGCGGAGGGCTTTTCGACGGTCGTCGAGCGCAATGAGCTACTCGCCGCCAATGCCGATGCCGTGGCGCGCGCGGTGCTCGCCGACTGCGATCGGCAGGCGCTGGCCATCAGCCTGGCCGAGGCGCACGCACCGTTCCTCATCGACCGGCACGGCCGCCTGATCGAAAACCTGGAGCAGGCCACCGATCTAGATCGCATCGCCGAATTCCTGCCCACTACGGCGGAGCTCGCGGCCCGCCGCCGCGCGGGCAAGGGTCTGGTGCGACCGGAGATCGCGGTACTGCTCGCCACGGCCAAAAACCTTGTCCGCGAGGAACTGCTGGCCTCGGACGCACTCACCGATCCGGTCGTCGCCGGAACCCTGGCAGGCTACTTCCCCGAGAAGATTCGCACCCTGCTGGGTGACCGCCTGCTGCACGAGCATCCGGTGGCCCGGGAGATCGTCGCGGTGGCCGCGGCGAACCAGGTGATCAACCGGGTCGGCCCCGGCATGATCCACCGTCTGGAGGAGCGGCTCGGCGCGGGCACCCCGCAGATCGTGCTGGCCTGCACCGTGGTCGACGAGGTCCTGGATGTCGACCGCTGGTGGCGTGAGGCGCTGGCCATGCCCGGCGTCTCCCCACAGGTCCGCATGGGTGTGCTCAAGGGCATTCAGGATGCGGTGGAGCAGGCCACCGCCTGGTTGCTGACGCATCGCGCCGCCGATTCCTGGTCCGCCGAGATCGACCGCCACGCAACACTTGTCGGCGAATTGATCGCGGTCCTGCCCCGCCCGGCCGGCCACTCGGGCCGGGATCTGGCCAACCTGCGCCTGCTCTCCCAGGCCCTGCCCCTGAGCGATACGGCCCGCCGCACCGACCTGCCGGTGCCCCTGGTCGCCCAGACCTATCGCGAACTCGGCGAACTGATCGGCCTGGACTGGCTGGCAACAACTTTCGCCACCACCCGCACCTCCGATCACTGGGAAACCCTCGCCGCCGCGGTCCTGGCCGATGAACTCCAATCGCGTTGGCACACACTGGTGGCCGCCGTCCTGGCCGAGGCGTCCCCCGGCGATTCGGCCCGCGAGCACGTGATCGGCTGGAAATCCACCCCCGCCGCCCTGCGCCTGGTCGAACTGGTCGCCCGCCTGCGCCGCTCCGGCACAGTCGATATCGCCCGCCTCTGCGTAGTGAACGCCGAACTGGCCACGGCCGCCCTCCCCGGAGAGCACTAG
- a CDS encoding PucR family transcriptional regulator, which yields MNAGIPVRWVLSQPELGLVLKGGGTGLGRSITLSLTSELTDAQQWLSGGELVLTTGMGLPLSRADRLRYLEDLDRAGVAGVGFGVGLSHETVPEDLVETADRLGLPLFEVPLPTPFGAITKKVMQRLAEQEYEKVLRASRAQPRMTRAAIQGPRAVIKELSAALSATVLVVGADGAVSEAHPRQPAAEIIERIGEFLATRGDGAGSGVLQLPSGQYIVLQAITAGQTVHGHLTVVTATALSSVDQVLLGHASSLLALDFEKPARLRIAQNRLNSQAMTMLLEEPGDPDIMWQHLATAADRTGRIRALVLWCANPADATRALETVDTQLHPMNRQLFAHLAGDRAAILLPGSDTDETAEKLLAGISAEVRATMRAGLSAPHPLRRFNAAIEHAELASSAALPGARPLELAALAGHALLAFPEAQRVLSAVSEAMLQPLVDYDDRHGTDLIASLRAYLEAHGQWETAATALGVHRHTLRSRIAKIESVLGVQLDQALVRAELLLAVIARR from the coding sequence GTGAACGCGGGAATTCCGGTTCGATGGGTACTGTCCCAACCCGAGCTCGGGCTCGTGCTCAAAGGGGGCGGTACGGGGCTGGGACGCTCCATCACGCTCTCCCTGACCTCCGAACTCACCGATGCCCAGCAGTGGCTCTCCGGCGGCGAGCTGGTGCTCACCACCGGGATGGGGTTGCCGCTCAGTCGCGCGGATCGACTGCGATACCTCGAAGACCTGGATCGGGCCGGGGTCGCCGGAGTTGGATTCGGGGTCGGGCTCTCGCACGAAACCGTGCCCGAGGATCTGGTCGAGACCGCCGATCGGCTGGGGCTGCCCCTGTTCGAGGTACCGCTGCCGACACCCTTCGGCGCGATCACCAAGAAGGTCATGCAGCGGCTCGCCGAACAGGAGTACGAGAAGGTGCTGCGCGCCTCCCGTGCCCAGCCGCGCATGACCCGCGCCGCCATTCAGGGGCCGCGCGCGGTGATCAAGGAGCTGTCCGCCGCGCTCTCGGCCACCGTGCTGGTGGTCGGTGCGGACGGGGCGGTCTCCGAGGCGCATCCGCGGCAGCCCGCCGCCGAGATCATCGAGCGGATCGGTGAATTCCTCGCCACCCGCGGTGATGGGGCCGGTAGTGGGGTGCTTCAGCTGCCATCCGGGCAATACATTGTGCTGCAAGCTATTACGGCGGGTCAGACCGTGCACGGGCACCTCACGGTGGTCACCGCGACCGCGCTCAGCTCGGTCGATCAGGTGCTGCTGGGGCATGCCAGTTCACTGCTCGCGCTCGACTTCGAGAAACCCGCGCGACTGCGAATCGCACAGAACCGGTTGAACTCCCAGGCCATGACCATGCTGCTGGAGGAACCCGGTGATCCCGACATCATGTGGCAGCACCTGGCCACGGCCGCCGATCGCACCGGGCGCATTCGCGCGCTCGTACTGTGGTGCGCCAACCCGGCCGATGCCACCCGGGCACTGGAAACCGTCGACACCCAGCTGCATCCGATGAACCGCCAGCTCTTCGCGCACCTGGCGGGGGACCGGGCAGCCATCCTGCTGCCGGGCTCGGATACCGATGAGACCGCCGAAAAACTCCTGGCCGGGATATCCGCCGAAGTACGCGCCACCATGCGGGCCGGACTCAGCGCCCCGCATCCGTTGCGCCGCTTCAATGCCGCCATCGAGCACGCCGAATTGGCCTCCTCCGCAGCACTACCCGGCGCGCGCCCACTCGAGCTGGCAGCTCTCGCGGGCCACGCCCTGCTGGCATTCCCCGAAGCCCAGCGCGTCCTGAGCGCGGTCTCCGAAGCCATGCTGCAACCACTGGTCGACTACGACGACCGGCACGGCACCGATCTGATCGCCTCGCTGCGCGCCTATCTCGAAGCGCACGGCCAATGGGAAACCGCCGCAACGGCACTCGGAGTCCACCGGCACACCCTGCGCAGCCGAATCGCCAAGATCGAATCCGTCCTCGGCGTGCAATTGGACCAAGCCCTGGTGCGTGCGGAACTCCTGCTGGCCGTCATCGCCCGCCGCTGA